One part of the Salifodinibacter halophilus genome encodes these proteins:
- a CDS encoding KR domain-containing protein, producing the protein VHADGHRLNGVLHSAGVIEDAFLLRKNAEGFARVIAPKTLGTWHLDEETRAEPLDLFVLFSSVAGALGNVGQCDYAYANAFQDAFAHARDARGLAGERN; encoded by the coding sequence GGTGCATGCCGACGGCCACCGCCTCAACGGCGTGCTGCATTCGGCCGGGGTGATCGAAGACGCGTTCCTGCTGCGCAAGAACGCGGAAGGGTTCGCCCGTGTGATCGCGCCCAAGACCCTGGGCACCTGGCACCTGGACGAGGAGACCCGGGCCGAGCCGCTGGACCTGTTCGTGCTGTTTTCCTCGGTCGCCGGCGCGCTGGGCAATGTCGGGCAGTGCGACTACGCCTATGCCAACGCGTTCCAGGACGCGTTCGCGCATGCGCGCGACGCGCGCGGGCTGGCCGGCGAACGCAACG